CAGGATGAACCTGACCGATGAACAGGTGCAGGAGAAAATCCGCCGGGATGTTCTGGAAGGAAGGGATGCCGCCGGGGAAGAAGAAGCCCCCGGGATTTTTCTTTCTCCTGCCATTACGTTTACAAAAAACACGCACCTTTCCTATGAAACGTTCTTTCCCCTTGGCTCCGCGGAATTTGAGGGGGTGATGTTTTCCGTGCCCAACCATGCCCGTCAGTACCTGCAATTTTTTTACGGCGATTACCTGTCCTATCCGGAACGCATCCAGTTCAAGCATCCTTCCGTGAAGGCCATGGTGGAGAAGGTTCCTTTTGAGGCGGCGGTCAACCGTTTCATTGACGTTTACGGAAAGAGGATTGATGCGCCCAGGCCATGAAAACGGTTATTACCTACGGAACTTTTGATTTGCTCCATACGGGGCACATGAATCTTCTGAGGAGAGCCCGGAAACTGGGGGACCGGCTCATCGTCGGCGTAACTACGGACAGCTACGACCAGAGCCGGGGCAAGCTGAATGTCATGGAGAGCCTGGAGGAGCGCATGGAAAATGTGCGGAAGACCGGTCTGGCGGATCTCATTATTAAAGAAGAGCTGGAAGGGCAGAAGATCCATGACATACGGAAGTACGGGGCGGATGTTTTTGTGATTGGCTCCGACTGGTCGGGGAAATTTGACTATCTTCGCGAGTATTGCGAGGTGGTTTACCTGGAACGCACCAAGGGCGTTTCTTCAACAGACCTCCGTTCCGCCAGGAATCCCATTGTTTATATGGGAATTGCAGGGCACGGGCGCATAGCGGGCCGTTTTCTCCGGGAGTCCAAATATGTCAGCAATATTGAAATAACAGCCGTTTTCGGAAGGAATAAGGAGAGAGTCCGCCGTTTTGCCGAGTCTCATGCTTTGCTGGAATATGATACGGAATATGAGCAGTTCTTGGACCGGGTTCATGCCGTTTACATTGCCGTTCCCCATCATCTCCATTATGAAATGGCTAGGAGGGCCCTGTTGCGGGGGAAACACGTGTTGTGCGAGAAGCCCCTTGCCCTTGCCCGGGATGAGGCGGAAGAGCTGTTCCGGATTGCAGCGGAGAAAGGAGTCGTTTTACTGGAAGCGCTTAAAACTGCGTTTTGCCCGGCCTTCCAGCAGTTGACCAGTTTGGCGGGCAGCGGCGTCATTGGTTCCATTAAGGCGGTGGACGCCACGTTTACCAAGCTGATAGAGGATGAAACCGCCAGGGAATATGATCCCATGCAGGCCGGAGGCGCGTGGACGGAGCTGGGTTCCTATCCCGCTTTTGCCGTCGGGAAGCTTCTGGGGACCGATCCCCGCAGGGTCCGTTTTGTGACTTGCAGAAATTCTCATACGGGCGTGGACGTGTTCACGCGCGCGGAATTTCTTTATTCCAATGCAGTAGCCACCGCCACGGCAGCCATAGGCGCCAAGCAGGAGGGGGACTTGTGCATTACCGGAACGGAGGGGTATATTTATGTGCCGGCGCCGTGGTGGAAGACGGAGATGTTTGAAGTGCGGTTTGAGGATTCCCGGCTCAACAGGAAGTATTTTGCCAATTTTGAAGGGGACGGGCTGCGTTATGAGC
This region of Akkermansia muciniphila genomic DNA includes:
- a CDS encoding Gfo/Idh/MocA family oxidoreductase, with the translated sequence MKTVITYGTFDLLHTGHMNLLRRARKLGDRLIVGVTTDSYDQSRGKLNVMESLEERMENVRKTGLADLIIKEELEGQKIHDIRKYGADVFVIGSDWSGKFDYLREYCEVVYLERTKGVSSTDLRSARNPIVYMGIAGHGRIAGRFLRESKYVSNIEITAVFGRNKERVRRFAESHALLEYDTEYEQFLDRVHAVYIAVPHHLHYEMARRALLRGKHVLCEKPLALARDEAEELFRIAAEKGVVLLEALKTAFCPAFQQLTSLAGSGVIGSIKAVDATFTKLIEDETAREYDPMQAGGAWTELGSYPAFAVGKLLGTDPRRVRFVTCRNSHTGVDVFTRAEFLYSNAVATATAAIGAKQEGDLCITGTEGYIYVPAPWWKTEMFEVRFEDSRLNRKYFANFEGDGLRYELGVFLRLIHGCHHGNRLLTREDSMFMADVASRFRRGECVDEIS